In Panthera leo isolate Ple1 chromosome B3, P.leo_Ple1_pat1.1, whole genome shotgun sequence, a single genomic region encodes these proteins:
- the LOC122222577 gene encoding olfactory receptor 4K13-like translates to MERVNHSVVSEFILLGLSKSQNLQILFFLGFSVVYAGIVLGNLLILVTVTFDSRLHTPMYFLLINLSCMDMILASSATPKMIVDFLRKQKTISWWGCYSQMFFIHLLGGSEMMLLVAMAIDRYVAICKPLHYTSIMNPRVLGGLLLSSYTVGFVHSSSQMAFMLNLPFCGPNVVDSFFCDLPLVIKLACKDTYMLQLLVIADSGLLSLVCFLLLLVSYTVIIHSVRHRAASGSAKAFSTLSAHITVVTLSFAPCVFIYVWPFSRYSVDKILSVFYTIFTPLLNPIIYTLRNQEVKAAIKKIRTQHINSESRVLTITP, encoded by the coding sequence ATGGAAAGGGTGAACCATTCAGTGGTGTCTGAGTTCATTTTGCTGGGACTTTCCAAATCTCAGAATCTTCAGATTTTATTCTTCCTAGGATTCTCTGTGGTCTATGCTGGGATTGTGTTAGGAAACCTCCTCATCTTGGTCACCGTGACCTTTGACTCACGCCTTCACACACCGATGTATTTTCTGCTTATCAATCTCTCCTGTATGGATATGATCTTGGCTTCTTCTGCTACCCCTAAGATGATTGTGGATTTCCTCCGAAAGCAGAAGACCATCTCTTGGTGGGGATGTTATTCTCAGATGTTCTTCATCCACCTCCTAGGTGGGAGTGAGATGATGTTGCTCGTAGCCATGGCAATAGACAGGTATGTTGCCATATGCAAACCCCTCCATTACACGTCCATCATGAACCCCCGAGTGCTTGGTGGGCTGCTGCTATCCTCCTACACAGTTGGATTTGTGCACTCATCTAGTCAAATGGCTTTCATGTTGAATTTGCCCTTCTGCGGTCCCAACGTGGTGGACAGCTTCTTCTGTGACCTTCCCCTTGTAATCAAACTCGCCTGCAAGGATACCTACATGTTACAACTGCTGGTCATTGCTGACAGTGGCCTCCTGTCCCTGGTCTGCTTCCTCCTCTTGCTTGTCTCCTACACGGTCATCATACACTCAGTCAGGCACCGTGCTGCTAGTGGTTCCGCCAAGGCCTTCTCCACTCTCTCGGCACACATCACAGTTGTGACTTTATCGTTTGCCCCATGTGTCTTTATCTATGTATGGCCCTTCAGCAGATACTCTGTAGATAAAattctttctgtgttttatacAATTTTCACACCTCTCTTAAATCctattatttatacattaagGAATCAAGAAGTAAAAGCAGCCATTAAGAAGATAAGAACTCAACACATAAATTCAGAGTCCAGAGTGCTAACCATTACACCATAG